The Naumovozyma dairenensis CBS 421 chromosome 1, complete genome genomic interval ATTCCATGATTCTTAAACATAATGGGACAATATCTGTTCTTAATAAGAATGTTATAACATCTTGAGAATCACTCTTTACTAGTGCACCAATAACACCTAATGAAGTCAAtcttaaatattcaaaCGTTCTTTGTCTTGAAGTTGTATTTAAAAATGGGAAAAGGAATAATGGGATATGTGCTTGTAAGAATAAATGTTTAGTTTCTGGATGAGATGCTACACATTGTAAAAGAACTAATGCGTTACAAACACGGTTTGATAATTGATTGGATAACATTTGAGGTTGTAACATTGGATAGACAgaaatgatttcatttaataaagatgtCATGACACCAAAGGAAGACCACAATACTATGGctaaatcatcaaattgTTCACGTTTACGAcctaattctaataatgcTTGTTCCTTTTGAGGACCATAAGTGACTTGACAAATCCAATGATAAACATTAGGGTCATCAAGTGCATGAGATGATCCTTGATGTTGTTGCGATTGTAATTGTGGTTGTTGAGTATTGCTGTTTGAAACTTGTGTATCATTTGGTTTGACAGTTGGGTTCGGACCAATTCTTAATCCTGGTGCGCCAACAACAgggatattattattatttggttgGTTACCCACTGGAGCGGCAGCTAGATTGCCACCACCACCCACTGTGAACGGCAAAGAGCCTTGATTCATATTATTACCTGTATTCACACCAGTGTTTCCCGTGTTATACATGGGGTTCTTCGTTGCGAACAtagtataatattttattgttgtAAGGTGAGAACAATGTTTTATTGACTACCTTTCCTAGAGCCCactattttcttttttggtgtttcaattcaaataaacaaacaaaagGAACAATCCtgatagtaataataatataaaaataggCTGAAGTGGTTCCAATGTCTATTTGACGGATAGACCAGTTCAACGTCAATATTCTATTGTCTATTAGTCTTTTATGTAGAACATCCTTCTATACTTCAAAAACTGAGTGTACATTtaactttttcattttcctcTCAGTTAAGAAAAAAGAGTAATGGTTTGCCGACGTCCGCACTAGAGGAAATAAAGGCTACAAAATGGTCATTATATACGGTTTCGTATGTGATGCAAGGGTGTTATCACAATGAAACAACGTCCCGAATATATAACACTTTGGAAGGACActaaatattgaatttcattGTTGAATGAGACAGTTAAGTAGTCTTTTATATACATCAGCTTAAATAATAGTAAAGTTCGCTCCCTCAGCAGTACGAATTaaattgatttgaaatttttaattttaatttatttctttaa includes:
- the CAF40 gene encoding CCR4-NOT core subunit CAF40 (similar to Saccharomyces cerevisiae CAF40 (YNL288W); ancestral locus Anc_3.72), which translates into the protein MFATKNPMYNTGNTGVNTGNNMNQGSLPFTVGGGGNLAAAPVGNQPNNNNIPVVGAPGLRIGPNPTVKPNDTQVSNSNTQQPQLQSQQHQGSSHALDDPNVYHWICQVTYGPQKEQALLELGRKREQFDDLAIVLWSSFGVMTSLLNEIISVYPMLQPQMLSNQLSNRVCNALVLLQCVASHPETKHLFLQAHIPLFLFPFLNTTSRQRTFEYLRLTSLGVIGALVKSDSQDVITFLLRTDIVPLCLRIMESSSELSKTVAIFILQKILLDDVGLQYICATLERFYAVTNVLKDMVDHLTVNAPPGRLLKHIIRCYLRLSDDLEARRLLRVVLPASLRDNTFAEVLSDDVGSKRCLAQLLLTLNEENPQ